A window of the Chloroflexota bacterium genome harbors these coding sequences:
- a CDS encoding MFS transporter: MNTPQVEYSATRRYAVLVAVGVSSMITTITASMVNVALPTLAEEFRADITTVQWVALIFFVIVSSLHLTTGRYGDIYGRRGAFAFGCLLFALASLACGLAPGLGWLIAARVVVAIGAALLQSNGTAILVAVFPASQRSRALGLWFTLAAGGLALGPPLAGTMIEYLDWRWMFIALTPVALLSFFLALVSVPPMPGTGEGNFDYISSILLMGWIVPLVYSINRGFALGVTPELLLALLVFVVMAAGFAYRTATAPNPLLDLNLFRRRDFSVGVSIGLTGFACMAAMMLNGPFVLERVMGVPVFEIGLYMAIYPGVGALLSPTVGVWADRVGAGIPRTLGFAIGALGYTVFAQLGPETPTIVAAVSLVLIGMGTGLTQTTNNSIIMGSVPRRQLGAASAFISATRTFGFGAGQSAWGGLFAFLVLLQFAGGRAIDAPTELQAQGFAVGFYIAGLLMLAAAVVSYWNLHKPGASAAQATG; the protein is encoded by the coding sequence TTGAACACCCCGCAGGTCGAATACTCCGCCACGCGACGTTACGCGGTCCTGGTGGCGGTCGGTGTTTCCAGCATGATCACCACAATCACCGCTTCGATGGTGAACGTCGCCCTGCCGACCCTGGCCGAGGAGTTCCGCGCCGACATAACCACCGTCCAGTGGGTAGCGCTGATCTTCTTCGTGATCGTCTCCAGCCTGCACCTGACCACCGGCCGCTACGGCGACATATACGGCCGCCGCGGTGCGTTCGCGTTCGGTTGCCTGCTCTTTGCGCTGGCCTCCCTGGCCTGCGGACTGGCGCCGGGGCTCGGCTGGCTGATCGCGGCGCGGGTCGTGGTTGCGATCGGGGCCGCGCTGTTGCAATCGAACGGGACCGCAATCCTGGTGGCGGTGTTTCCCGCCTCGCAGCGCTCGCGCGCGCTCGGACTGTGGTTCACGCTGGCGGCCGGCGGACTGGCGCTGGGCCCGCCGCTGGCCGGAACCATGATCGAGTACCTGGACTGGCGCTGGATGTTCATCGCCCTGACGCCGGTGGCGCTGCTATCGTTCTTCCTGGCGCTCGTTTCGGTCCCGCCGATGCCGGGCACCGGCGAGGGTAATTTCGACTACATCTCGTCGATCCTGCTCATGGGCTGGATCGTGCCGTTGGTCTATTCGATCAACCGCGGATTCGCCCTCGGCGTAACCCCGGAGCTGCTCTTGGCGCTATTGGTATTCGTGGTGATGGCGGCCGGTTTCGCCTACCGAACGGCGACCGCGCCGAATCCGCTGCTGGACCTGAACCTCTTCAGGCGGCGCGATTTTTCGGTCGGGGTATCGATCGGACTGACCGGATTTGCATGCATGGCCGCGATGATGCTCAACGGGCCGTTTGTCTTGGAGCGGGTAATGGGGGTACCGGTCTTTGAAATCGGCCTCTACATGGCGATCTACCCGGGCGTCGGCGCCCTCCTTTCGCCGACCGTGGGGGTCTGGGCTGACCGCGTCGGCGCCGGCATCCCGCGCACCCTGGGATTTGCCATCGGCGCGCTGGGATATACGGTTTTCGCCCAGCTGGGCCCCGAAACACCGACCATCGTTGCGGCCGTTTCGCTGGTACTGATCGGCATGGGAACCGGCCTTACCCAGACCACCAACAATTCGATCATCATGGGATCGGTTCCGCGCCGGCAACTGGGTGCCGCCAGCGCATTCATCTCGGCGACGCGGACCTTTGGATTCGGGGCCGGCCAATCGGCCTGGGGCGGATTATTCGCGTTTTTGGTCCTACTGCAATTTGCCGGCGGGCGCGCGATAGATGCGCCGACCGAATTGCAGGCCCAGGGATTTGCGGTCGGCTTTTACATCGCGGGCTTGCTGATGCTGGCCGCCGCCGTGGTCTCGTACTGGAATCTGCACAAGCCGGGAGCATCGGCAGCCCAGGCTACCGGCTGA
- a CDS encoding FAD-binding oxidoreductase: MTALRPDSTAALAEMIGGGSQGIGILAGWSSHWTRKPPRVEFTGLDLSALDRLLDLSAGDLTCRVEAGISLGSLTAHLDPVGLEWPVQPLPGQTRLAQTFLSGAAYATSALFPNPRDWILGGTLVSGRGEIVTTGGATVKNSAGYDLVRSCFGSMGVLAVPAQLQLRLRPRPQARLRLTAPGLGPEPYLTLLAAARRQMDVIETFQIAGGTARLGIAGPDDRVEEAAAALTEALPGLLRAESEPASGSADWNGDRYQMALPANRMAGFLADREPARYWAFPFQRLAFSQGSPGRSFPEVRSTRLLPLPDARSLRAGLALLCRGLDPDRRFV; this comes from the coding sequence TTGACCGCCCTCCGGCCGGACAGCACCGCCGCCCTGGCGGAGATGATCGGCGGCGGCAGCCAGGGGATTGGGATCCTGGCCGGCTGGTCTTCGCACTGGACTCGAAAGCCCCCGCGAGTCGAATTCACCGGGCTGGACCTGAGCGCTCTCGACCGGCTGCTCGACCTTTCCGCGGGGGACCTGACCTGCCGGGTGGAGGCCGGGATTAGCCTTGGGTCTTTAACCGCGCACCTGGACCCGGTCGGGTTGGAATGGCCGGTGCAGCCGCTGCCGGGGCAGACCCGGTTGGCGCAGACCTTCCTTTCGGGGGCCGCGTACGCGACGAGCGCGCTGTTCCCCAACCCGCGCGATTGGATCCTGGGCGGAACGCTAGTCAGCGGGCGCGGCGAGATAGTGACCACCGGCGGGGCCACGGTAAAGAACTCGGCCGGTTACGACCTGGTACGAAGCTGTTTTGGCAGCATGGGCGTCCTGGCCGTCCCGGCCCAGCTCCAACTCCGCCTGCGGCCGCGACCGCAGGCGCGCCTGCGGTTGACGGCGCCGGGGTTGGGGCCGGAACCGTACCTGACGCTCCTGGCCGCGGCCCGCCGGCAAATGGACGTGATCGAGACTTTCCAGATCGCCGGGGGCACGGCCCGTCTGGGGATCGCCGGGCCCGACGATCGGGTCGAGGAGGCCGCCGCCGCTTTGACGGAAGCCCTGCCCGGGCTTTTGAGGGCCGAGTCCGAACCCGCCAGCGGATCGGCCGACTGGAACGGCGATCGCTATCAAATGGCCCTGCCGGCCAACAGGATGGCCGGCTTCCTGGCCGATCGGGAACCGGCCCGGTACTGGGCGTTTCCGTTCCAGCGCCTGGCCTTCAGCCAGGGTTCGCCCGGGCGATCGTTCCCGGAAGTCCGGTCGACGCGGCTTCTGCCGCTGCCCGATGCCCGGTCGCTGCGCGCGGGGCTGGCGCTGCTGTGCCGGGGGCTTGATCCTGACCGGAGGTTCGTCTGA
- a CDS encoding NAD+ synthase, translating into MDRWLTLDHELAAQMLIGFVRNQVGKVGFERAVIALSGGIDSALSAVLTARALGPENVTAVMMPYRESNPDSLSHARLLAEGLGIDSRVIEITDLVEPYFSRNPAMSNLRRGNVMARTRMTLVYDMSARNDALVIGTSNKTELLLGYGTLHGDMASAVNPLGDIYKTQVFMLAAAVGVPDPILQKPPSADLWEGQTDEEELGLTYRDVDRLLVLLVDRRFNLQEAAAAGVDRNYIAQILGKVRTNQFKRRPPVIAKLSDRTIEREFRYPRDWGV; encoded by the coding sequence CTGGACCGCTGGCTTACCCTCGACCACGAACTGGCCGCCCAGATGTTGATCGGGTTCGTGCGCAACCAGGTCGGCAAGGTCGGGTTCGAAAGGGCCGTGATCGCGCTTTCCGGCGGAATTGATTCGGCCCTGTCGGCGGTGCTGACGGCACGCGCGCTGGGGCCGGAAAACGTAACCGCCGTGATGATGCCGTACCGCGAAAGCAACCCCGACAGCCTGAGCCACGCCAGACTCCTGGCCGAGGGGCTGGGAATCGATTCCCGGGTCATTGAGATAACCGATCTGGTGGAGCCCTACTTCTCGCGCAACCCGGCCATGAGCAACCTGCGGCGCGGCAACGTGATGGCGCGAACCCGGATGACGCTGGTCTACGACATGTCGGCGCGCAACGATGCGCTGGTGATCGGTACCTCCAACAAGACCGAGCTGCTGCTCGGGTACGGGACCCTGCACGGCGACATGGCCTCGGCGGTGAACCCGCTTGGCGACATCTACAAGACCCAGGTGTTCATGCTGGCCGCGGCGGTCGGTGTCCCCGATCCGATCCTGCAAAAGCCGCCCAGCGCCGACCTCTGGGAGGGCCAGACCGACGAGGAGGAGCTGGGCCTGACTTACCGCGACGTCGACCGGCTGCTGGTGCTGCTGGTCGATCGCCGATTCAACCTGCAGGAAGCGGCGGCGGCAGGCGTGGACCGCAACTACATCGCCCAGATCCTGGGCAAGGTGCGCACGAACCAATTCAAACGCCGCCCCCCGGTCATCGCCAAGCTCTCAGACCGCACGATCGAACGCGAATTCCGCTATCCGCGCGACTGGGGAGTGTGA
- a CDS encoding NADH-quinone oxidoreductase subunit B produces MGEKNGALDILTTTTDKLFSWCMANSLWPMTFGLACCAMEFMASAAPMYDTDRFGVILRSSPRQSDVMVVAGTVTNKMAPVVRTLYEQMPDPKYVIAMGICTIAGGPFRTYNTLQGVDRIVPVDIHVPGCPPRPEAFIDSILLLQEKIKREGVLRWKPPPLPPAPSGIGHSLEPPRPGESVSPVPEGMLPPHRS; encoded by the coding sequence CTGGGCGAGAAGAACGGCGCCCTGGACATACTCACCACCACCACCGACAAGCTCTTTTCCTGGTGCATGGCCAATTCGCTCTGGCCGATGACGTTCGGTCTGGCCTGCTGCGCAATGGAATTTATGGCCTCGGCGGCGCCGATGTACGACACCGACCGATTCGGCGTGATCCTGCGTTCTTCGCCGCGCCAGTCGGACGTGATGGTGGTGGCCGGGACCGTGACCAACAAGATGGCTCCGGTGGTCCGGACGCTCTACGAGCAGATGCCGGACCCCAAGTACGTCATAGCCATGGGGATCTGCACGATCGCCGGCGGTCCGTTCCGCACCTACAACACCCTGCAGGGCGTGGACCGGATCGTGCCGGTCGACATCCACGTGCCTGGCTGCCCGCCGCGGCCCGAAGCGTTCATCGACTCGATCCTGTTGCTGCAGGAAAAGATCAAGCGGGAAGGCGTCCTGCGCTGGAAGCCGCCGCCACTGCCTCCGGCTCCGTCCGGAATAGGGCATTCCCTGGAACCCCCGCGGCCGGGCGAGAGCGTATCGCCGGTGCCGGAAGGAATGCTGCCGCCGCACCGCAGCTGA
- a CDS encoding thiamine pyrophosphate-binding protein — protein MDTLTAVGAERMNGSEAVVAGLRSQGVRTVFGIPGVHTQHLYASLPRDGSLRHILVRHEQGAGFAAIGAARASGQPGVLLTTPGPGALNAATPLAQAHADSTPIMLIMAEEERPLLYRDVGFLHEIKHQQQLFSGLTQWNTQVQSPAAIPPAIREGFRLMRERRPRPVAIEVPHDVHLADGHVEAAGPSVPRPPGGDQQDLERAARMLAEAERPLLWAGGGVMTGAAWEPFQRLAERLDAPVLTSTTAKGVMPHDHRLHIGSLFNFGPIQRLMADSDVMLAVGSAFGASPTRKWSMPVGQKLIQIDIDPRQPGKNYPVELGVCADAGPALESILDALGPGDGQNDAWVARARNERAQVYAYMNDHAAFEMDLVRELRAGIPEDAIVVGDPHIVGYWCRPFMPFSKPRKWIYGMTGCALGYSYPVALGAKAVMPDVPVVALAGDGGFLFTGQELATAVRHDLAVVAVVFDDSAYGVIKQGMQNLYGESFEVDLANPDYVAYARSFGVRAQRCRPEELAATVGRAIAEGGPALIHVPLNPRRPLEMD, from the coding sequence TTGGACACCTTAACCGCCGTTGGCGCAGAGCGCATGAACGGCTCGGAAGCGGTCGTGGCCGGGCTGCGGTCTCAGGGCGTCAGGACCGTTTTCGGCATTCCCGGCGTCCACACCCAGCATCTTTACGCCTCACTGCCGCGCGACGGCAGCCTGCGGCACATCCTGGTCCGTCACGAGCAGGGCGCCGGATTCGCCGCCATCGGCGCGGCCCGGGCCAGCGGGCAACCGGGCGTGCTGCTGACGACGCCGGGCCCCGGGGCATTGAACGCCGCGACGCCGCTGGCCCAGGCCCACGCCGACTCAACGCCCATCATGTTGATCATGGCCGAGGAAGAACGGCCGCTGCTCTACCGCGATGTCGGCTTCCTGCATGAAATCAAGCACCAGCAGCAGCTGTTTTCCGGGTTGACCCAGTGGAATACCCAGGTGCAGTCGCCGGCCGCGATCCCCCCGGCGATCCGCGAGGGATTCAGGCTGATGCGCGAGCGGCGTCCCCGCCCGGTGGCGATCGAAGTCCCGCACGACGTGCACCTGGCCGACGGGCACGTCGAAGCTGCCGGTCCCTCCGTGCCCCGACCCCCCGGCGGCGACCAGCAGGACCTGGAACGGGCGGCGCGGATGCTGGCTGAAGCCGAACGACCCCTGCTCTGGGCCGGAGGCGGGGTGATGACCGGGGCGGCCTGGGAGCCTTTCCAGCGCCTTGCCGAACGGCTGGATGCCCCGGTGTTGACCTCCACCACCGCCAAAGGGGTCATGCCGCACGACCACCGCCTGCACATCGGATCGCTGTTCAACTTCGGCCCGATCCAGCGCCTGATGGCCGACAGCGACGTGATGCTGGCGGTGGGCAGCGCGTTCGGGGCTTCCCCGACCCGCAAGTGGTCGATGCCGGTCGGCCAGAAGCTGATCCAGATCGACATCGATCCCAGGCAGCCCGGCAAGAACTACCCGGTCGAATTGGGCGTCTGCGCCGACGCGGGACCGGCATTGGAGTCGATCCTGGACGCGCTGGGACCCGGCGACGGGCAAAACGACGCCTGGGTCGCGCGGGCCAGGAACGAACGCGCCCAGGTTTATGCCTACATGAACGATCACGCCGCATTCGAAATGGACCTGGTGCGCGAACTGCGGGCCGGCATTCCCGAGGACGCGATCGTAGTCGGCGACCCGCACATCGTGGGTTACTGGTGCCGTCCGTTCATGCCATTTTCGAAACCGCGCAAGTGGATTTATGGAATGACCGGCTGTGCCCTGGGCTACTCGTATCCGGTGGCGCTGGGCGCCAAGGCGGTGATGCCGGACGTACCGGTGGTGGCGCTGGCCGGAGACGGCGGATTCCTGTTCACCGGTCAGGAGCTGGCGACCGCGGTACGCCACGACCTGGCGGTGGTTGCGGTCGTGTTTGACGATTCGGCCTACGGCGTTATCAAGCAGGGGATGCAGAATCTCTACGGCGAATCGTTCGAGGTGGATCTGGCCAATCCGGACTATGTGGCCTACGCCCGTTCGTTCGGCGTGCGCGCGCAGCGCTGCCGTCCCGAGGAACTCGCGGCCACCGTCGGCCGCGCCATCGCCGAGGGCGGTCCGGCCCTGATTCACGTTCCGTTGAATCCGCGGCGTCCACTGGAAATGGACTGA
- the rsmI gene encoding 16S rRNA (cytidine(1402)-2'-O)-methyltransferase: MGTLFVVATPIGNLEDISPRSQAVLESAAVIYAEDTRRTRKLLTHLGIRNRPLSLHGDSADSAWRDAAAALADGDVAYVTDGGTPAVADPGARLVRLAHERGHPVRTVPGPSAVTAALAVAGLESGGHVFLGFLPPRRSRRMQLLESAIATNLPMVVFAGPHDLSELLAELADLLGPQAGVVVCHELTKLHESVVRTTLGQAPGLDVVSQGRGEKTLVLDPPQKPAAPPPESQLRLELAQLQDSGFSPSRAARELAARHRLPKDVIYRLVVDSDRN; this comes from the coding sequence ATGGGGACCCTTTTCGTGGTCGCCACCCCGATCGGCAATCTGGAAGACATTTCGCCGCGTTCGCAGGCGGTTCTCGAATCGGCCGCCGTCATATACGCCGAGGACACCCGCCGCACCCGCAAGCTTCTTACGCACCTGGGCATCCGCAACCGGCCGCTCAGCCTGCACGGCGATTCGGCCGACTCGGCCTGGCGGGACGCCGCCGCGGCACTCGCCGACGGTGACGTGGCCTACGTGACCGACGGGGGAACCCCGGCGGTCGCCGATCCCGGCGCCCGTCTGGTACGACTGGCCCACGAGCGCGGCCATCCGGTCAGGACCGTGCCCGGACCCTCGGCAGTCACCGCCGCGCTGGCGGTGGCCGGTCTGGAGAGCGGGGGACACGTTTTTCTGGGCTTTCTACCGCCGCGCCGGTCGCGGCGAATGCAGCTGCTTGAATCGGCGATCGCGACCAATCTGCCGATGGTTGTATTCGCCGGACCCCACGACCTTTCCGAACTGCTTGCCGAACTGGCCGATCTGCTGGGCCCCCAAGCCGGTGTGGTCGTCTGCCACGAGCTGACCAAGCTGCACGAAAGCGTGGTGCGCACCACGCTGGGCCAGGCTCCGGGCCTGGACGTGGTATCCCAGGGCCGGGGCGAAAAAACCCTGGTGCTGGATCCGCCGCAAAAGCCGGCCGCGCCCCCGCCCGAATCCCAGTTGCGGCTAGAGCTGGCCCAGCTGCAGGACTCGGGCTTCTCACCCAGCCGGGCGGCGCGCGAACTCGCCGCGCGTCACCGATTGCCCAAGGACGTGATCTACCGGCTGGTCGTGGATTCGGACCGCAATTGA
- a CDS encoding cupin domain-containing protein, which translates to MSDLEPLELIAGVSARIASSENIMLSHVEFDEGCQVPEHRHPNEQCGIVISGRIRFTIAGEEHVVEAGDFFMIPPNEIHSAIAIDGPAVALDIFVPPRSDYLERRNQAFGG; encoded by the coding sequence TTGAGCGACTTGGAACCGCTGGAATTGATCGCCGGGGTTAGCGCCCGGATCGCCAGTTCCGAGAACATCATGCTCTCGCACGTTGAATTCGACGAAGGCTGCCAAGTCCCCGAGCACCGCCATCCCAATGAACAGTGCGGGATCGTAATCAGCGGCCGCATCCGCTTTACGATCGCCGGCGAAGAGCACGTCGTCGAAGCGGGCGACTTCTTCATGATCCCGCCCAACGAAATCCATTCGGCGATCGCCATCGACGGCCCCGCGGTGGCCCTGGACATTTTCGTGCCGCCGCGCAGCGATTACCTGGAACGCCGGAACCAGGCGTTCGGGGGATAG
- a CDS encoding Rieske 2Fe-2S domain-containing protein, with protein MPAVDVGPVEDFPLGEIRPAKLNGRGIAVVRNGNSVYAVRDICPHQGAKLTAGTLTGEPVYCGPGNIEFRRFGHVLKCPWHGWDYSLADGQAVGGNRKARIRSYRARVENGRVLVESD; from the coding sequence TTGCCCGCGGTTGACGTAGGGCCGGTCGAAGACTTCCCCCTCGGGGAGATTCGGCCGGCGAAATTGAATGGACGTGGAATCGCGGTAGTCCGCAACGGCAACAGCGTCTACGCGGTGCGCGACATCTGCCCCCACCAGGGGGCCAAGCTCACCGCGGGGACCCTGACTGGCGAACCCGTCTACTGCGGGCCCGGCAACATCGAGTTCCGCCGCTTCGGGCATGTCCTCAAATGCCCCTGGCACGGCTGGGACTATTCGCTGGCCGACGGACAAGCGGTCGGCGGCAACCGCAAGGCCCGCATCCGGTCCTACCGCGCCCGGGTTGAAAACGGTCGCGTCCTGGTCGAATCCGACTAG
- a CDS encoding carbon-nitrogen hydrolase has protein sequence MNPALGDLDRNLGLHLEWVERARRDRCDLVVFPELSLTGYVLEDLAYGVGMRLDDPRLAVLIEQSKSISIIVGFVEHTPDHQYRIASAYLEDGEIRYVHHKVYLVTYGLFDEGRYLAAGERVRAFDTKFGRQAILICEDLWHPSALVIAAADGADVIHAPAASPGRGISGAAEVLGSARTWHDLTRVYSQMLVNFTVFANRTGYEDGINFYGASRILGPDGQVLADAGGDPALISADLSDGALRRARIASPLRRDEKLNVTLNELARIRQVRIR, from the coding sequence ATGAATCCGGCCCTGGGAGACCTGGACCGCAACCTGGGGCTGCACCTGGAATGGGTCGAACGGGCCCGCCGGGACAGGTGCGACCTGGTGGTCTTTCCCGAGCTCTCGCTGACCGGCTACGTCCTGGAGGATCTGGCCTACGGCGTCGGCATGCGGCTCGATGATCCGCGCCTGGCGGTCCTGATCGAGCAGTCCAAGTCGATTTCAATCATCGTCGGGTTCGTCGAACACACGCCCGACCACCAGTACCGGATCGCCAGCGCCTACCTTGAGGACGGCGAAATCCGTTACGTGCACCACAAGGTCTACCTGGTCACCTACGGGCTGTTCGACGAGGGGCGCTATCTGGCCGCTGGCGAGCGCGTGCGGGCGTTCGACACCAAGTTCGGTCGCCAGGCGATCCTGATCTGCGAAGACCTTTGGCACCCCTCGGCGCTGGTGATCGCGGCCGCCGACGGGGCCGACGTCATCCATGCGCCGGCCGCCAGTCCGGGACGCGGCATATCCGGTGCGGCCGAAGTGCTTGGTTCGGCCCGCACCTGGCATGACCTTACCCGCGTCTATTCACAGATGCTGGTCAACTTCACGGTGTTTGCCAACCGCACCGGCTACGAGGACGGGATCAACTTCTACGGCGCTTCGCGCATCCTGGGGCCGGACGGACAGGTGCTGGCCGACGCCGGCGGGGACCCAGCGCTGATTAGCGCCGACCTGAGCGACGGCGCGCTGCGGCGCGCGCGCATCGCATCGCCGCTGCGGCGCGACGAGAAACTGAACGTCACGCTGAACGAACTGGCGCGGATCCGCCAGGTGCGCATCCGGTGA
- a CDS encoding phytanoyl-CoA dioxygenase family protein, with the protein MLGPIRPARRHHRRAPESAWGDSALIPSAEQLDQFNQQGYFITAPVLDHDLLDRIAADFERLRAEQDSELRSAGDRVGISHEGRNFIAGIHARSEAGGQLALSRELAELAGSLLGPDVRLYWNQAVTKAPRTGGSFSWHQDSGYVPIEPLEYLTLWIPLEDASVANGTIFLIPGSHRWGLQEHLVDQDSGDKVGYRGEEEGIPCEMPKGAIAVMSSLCLHRSGPNTTDSPRRAYVVQYSPTDAINPETGERWGNDIEVLRNGEFIATAN; encoded by the coding sequence ATGCTTGGGCCCATCCGGCCCGCCCGCCGGCATCATCGCCGCGCGCCCGAGTCCGCCTGGGGAGATTCCGCGTTGATACCTTCCGCCGAACAATTAGATCAGTTCAACCAGCAGGGTTACTTCATCACCGCTCCGGTGCTCGACCACGACCTGCTGGACCGCATCGCGGCCGATTTCGAGCGTTTGCGCGCTGAGCAGGATTCCGAGCTGCGCTCGGCCGGCGATCGGGTCGGAATCAGCCACGAGGGCCGGAATTTCATCGCCGGCATCCATGCCCGTTCCGAAGCCGGTGGCCAACTGGCGTTATCGCGCGAACTGGCCGAGTTGGCCGGATCCCTGCTGGGCCCCGATGTGCGCCTCTACTGGAATCAGGCGGTCACCAAGGCCCCGCGGACCGGCGGCTCTTTCTCCTGGCACCAGGACAGCGGCTACGTTCCGATCGAGCCGCTTGAGTACCTGACCCTGTGGATCCCGCTCGAAGACGCCAGCGTGGCCAACGGCACCATATTCCTTATTCCGGGATCGCACCGCTGGGGACTCCAGGAGCACCTAGTCGATCAGGACAGCGGCGACAAGGTCGGCTACCGCGGCGAAGAGGAGGGAATTCCCTGCGAAATGCCAAAAGGGGCGATCGCGGTTATGTCTTCGCTCTGCCTGCACCGTTCGGGTCCCAACACGACCGACAGCCCGCGCCGCGCCTACGTGGTTCAGTACAGCCCGACCGACGCGATCAACCCGGAGACCGGAGAACGCTGGGGCAACGATATTGAAGTTCTTCGCAACGGCGAATTCATCGCCACAGCCAACTAG
- a CDS encoding amidohydrolase, whose amino-acid sequence MAIAPEVRPAGTREQPAAINLVDTDVHNYIGSSRNLLEYLPERWVHYLEHTGFEQPPRDFYPRFYRHAARRDAYPPSGIPGSDPQFAAEQLLDGYGIDIGILNCLYPAFKMFNIDLANALTRAANDWQIDKWLDADPRWRASILVNVRDPQFSAEEIRRCARHPGYVQVLLLARNHAPLGKREFWPIYEAAQDCGLPIGVHFGGGHDVPITSSGWPSYYIEDHTGMAQSFQSQVLSLVCEGVFVEYPKTKVVLIEGGFAWMPPLMWRLDKNWKGLRGEVPWLTKPPSDYIREHIRCSTQPMEEPEDPRHLAQIIEMLGSDEFLLFATDYPHWDFDSPERALPAVIGKELREKIFSKNALKIYDFARG is encoded by the coding sequence ATGGCGATTGCGCCAGAAGTCAGACCGGCTGGAACCCGCGAACAACCGGCTGCCATCAACCTCGTCGACACCGACGTCCACAACTACATCGGCAGTTCACGCAACCTGCTCGAGTACCTGCCCGAGCGCTGGGTGCATTACCTGGAGCACACCGGTTTCGAACAGCCGCCGCGCGATTTCTACCCGCGCTTCTACCGCCACGCCGCCCGCCGCGACGCCTATCCCCCGTCGGGGATTCCCGGCAGCGACCCGCAGTTCGCGGCCGAACAGCTGCTGGACGGCTACGGGATCGACATCGGCATCCTCAATTGCCTCTATCCGGCCTTCAAGATGTTCAACATCGATCTGGCCAACGCGCTGACCCGGGCCGCCAATGACTGGCAGATCGACAAGTGGCTGGACGCCGACCCGCGCTGGCGCGCCTCGATCCTGGTCAACGTCCGCGATCCCCAGTTCTCTGCCGAGGAGATCCGCCGCTGCGCCCGCCACCCCGGCTACGTCCAGGTATTGCTGCTGGCGCGCAATCACGCCCCGCTCGGCAAGCGCGAATTCTGGCCGATCTACGAGGCGGCCCAGGACTGCGGGCTTCCCATCGGGGTCCACTTCGGCGGAGGGCACGACGTGCCGATCACCAGTTCCGGCTGGCCTTCCTACTACATCGAAGACCACACCGGCATGGCCCAGTCGTTCCAATCACAGGTCCTGAGCCTGGTCTGCGAGGGAGTTTTCGTCGAGTACCCGAAAACCAAGGTGGTGCTGATTGAGGGCGGGTTCGCCTGGATGCCGCCGCTGATGTGGCGCCTGGACAAGAACTGGAAAGGGCTGCGCGGCGAGGTTCCGTGGCTGACCAAGCCGCCGAGCGATTACATCCGCGAACACATTCGTTGCTCTACCCAGCCGATGGAGGAGCCCGAAGACCCGCGGCACCTGGCGCAGATCATCGAAATGCTCGGGTCGGACGAGTTCCTGCTCTTTGCCACCGACTATCCGCACTGGGACTTCGACTCCCCCGAACGCGCCCTTCCTGCGGTGATCGGCAAGGAACTCCGCGAGAAGATCTTCTCCAAGAACGCCCTCAAGATCTACGACTTTGCCCGCGGTTGA